The Bacteroidota bacterium genome window below encodes:
- a CDS encoding O-antigen ligase family protein — translation MIKNYDTKYLLFKISFILLCVGTLCDTMLFTNLNFGFFHINIETPKTVLLIYIGVFFLITDYKFSDAFDKIYKKFVLFVILIFLSALLSSVMSTEKEKAFKTLFNYLSYFVCLLITLKHLKQFNQAGNFILKSFLVINFLLAVSCILDFYIQQFNQFLIDHFGHNELKHSFFKMNGEMILRPSGLTSDTNLTAFSIAVSLVLVILNYSKFKNKILIWVFILCSGFAFGMLSSRSAQIIILLSGILFIIFKKVNYKTILQIVIVFFVVQLATPQTIARIQQFFSKEAMEEEATYGRSMIWRGAWLAFQENKVIGLGPGVFFNKSIDYISRTMDKAKFDTLEKSQYNPHNIFLVFLSEQGIIGAIIFLSLLIFLLNYFVRQKKYLSLIFLLCILIVSSLSNYAPYFKYYLIICLVIYSLDKQNYQLKENAVNA, via the coding sequence ATGATAAAGAATTACGATACAAAATATTTACTGTTTAAAATTTCGTTTATACTTTTGTGCGTGGGTACGCTTTGCGATACTATGCTTTTCACCAATCTTAACTTCGGCTTCTTTCATATTAATATAGAGACTCCTAAAACTGTTCTACTTATCTATATTGGAGTGTTCTTTTTAATTACTGATTATAAATTTTCAGATGCGTTTGATAAGATTTATAAAAAATTCGTTTTATTTGTGATTCTTATTTTCCTCTCCGCTCTATTATCATCTGTAATGAGCACTGAAAAAGAAAAAGCATTTAAAACTCTCTTTAATTACCTGTCATATTTTGTTTGTCTGCTTATTACTCTTAAACATTTGAAGCAGTTCAATCAAGCTGGGAATTTCATTTTAAAATCATTTCTTGTAATAAATTTTTTACTGGCAGTTAGCTGCATTCTTGATTTTTATATTCAGCAGTTCAATCAATTTCTCATTGATCACTTCGGACACAATGAATTAAAACACTCATTTTTTAAAATGAATGGGGAGATGATTTTACGTCCTTCGGGACTTACAAGTGATACAAATCTCACTGCATTCTCAATAGCAGTATCTCTGGTATTAGTAATTCTCAATTATAGTAAGTTTAAAAATAAAATATTAATATGGGTATTTATTCTCTGCTCCGGGTTTGCATTCGGAATGCTGAGCTCCAGAAGCGCGCAGATTATAATTTTATTGAGCGGAATTTTGTTTATAATATTTAAGAAGGTTAATTATAAAACTATCCTGCAAATTGTGATAGTATTTTTCGTAGTGCAGCTTGCTACTCCGCAGACGATTGCAAGGATTCAGCAGTTTTTCAGTAAAGAAGCAATGGAGGAAGAAGCAACTTACGGAAGGTCAATGATATGGCGCGGTGCATGGCTGGCGTTTCAGGAGAATAAAGTAATTGGCTTAGGTCCCGGAGTTTTTTTTAATAAGAGTATAGATTACATTAGCAGAACTATGGATAAGGCAAAATTTGATACGCTGGAAAAATCTCAATACAATCCGCACAATATATTTCTTGTTTTCCTTTCTGAGCAGGGTATTATAGGAGCAATAATATTTTTATCTTTACTTATTTTCCTTCTGAATTATTTTGTCAGGCAAAAGAAATATTTATCCCTGATTTTTTTGCTTTGTATTCTTATTGTTTCGTCGTTATCCAACTACGCTCCTTACTTCAAATATTATTTAATAATCTGTCTTGTGATATATAGTTTGGATAAGCAGAATTATCAGCTGAAGGAGAATGCAGTTAATGCCTAA
- a CDS encoding flippase — MIKENYKNIIYTTTAQIIPRAMVFIFTFYLARTLGSAEYGRYDFSLSIGYLVGVFFELGGNMILTKHIARGFYSSFKYALNIRFISIFTAIIVTVIVLLSFNLYSDNFINIIYALIGIAFSSLMNLYFSFFRGVRRMNFEAVVLIIQKIIFIGVCFLLLNYGNFASNALAAFGLSMVASYLIIQAIYLKEKNKYVDAEENKIVLKDYVRDIVTLALVEVFSIIYFRVTQIILENYHGVSAVGVYGASYKLIEVFTNIPGILMIVLFPGFAKLSKENIVSFKNNFRKVLPILFGLGVLASLFCWFGGEYVFKFLGKDYSESYILLRYMTFALIAIFPNYLLTQGLIALDKNTKYAVVLSAALVLNIVLGILIVPKYGAEGSALSVGICEWVIFIACFILINKEIKSRIGETA; from the coding sequence TTGATAAAAGAGAATTATAAAAATATAATTTACACCACAACTGCGCAGATAATTCCGCGCGCAATGGTTTTTATTTTTACTTTTTATCTTGCGCGCACTTTGGGAAGCGCTGAGTACGGCAGATATGATTTTTCGCTTTCTATAGGATATTTAGTCGGAGTGTTTTTTGAGCTCGGCGGAAACATGATTCTTACCAAACACATTGCCCGCGGATTTTATTCGAGCTTTAAATATGCGCTTAATATCCGTTTCATAAGTATATTCACAGCTATAATTGTAACGGTTATAGTTCTGCTCTCCTTTAATCTTTACAGTGACAATTTTATAAATATAATTTATGCGCTTATAGGGATTGCATTCAGCTCTCTTATGAACCTTTATTTTTCTTTTTTCAGAGGGGTAAGACGGATGAACTTTGAAGCGGTTGTTTTAATTATCCAGAAAATTATTTTTATCGGAGTGTGTTTTCTCCTCCTTAATTACGGAAACTTTGCTTCAAATGCATTGGCTGCTTTCGGATTAAGCATGGTTGCGTCATATCTTATCATTCAGGCGATATATCTGAAAGAAAAAAATAAATATGTCGATGCAGAAGAAAATAAAATTGTACTTAAAGATTATGTAAGAGATATTGTTACTCTCGCGCTTGTTGAAGTGTTCTCAATAATATATTTCCGTGTTACGCAGATCATTCTTGAAAATTATCACGGAGTGTCTGCTGTGGGAGTTTACGGAGCATCATATAAACTGATTGAAGTGTTTACCAATATCCCCGGCATACTAATGATAGTGCTCTTTCCGGGATTTGCGAAGCTATCAAAAGAAAATATTGTTTCGTTTAAAAATAATTTCAGGAAAGTGCTGCCGATTTTATTCGGGCTTGGAGTCCTCGCTTCATTGTTCTGCTGGTTCGGAGGTGAATATGTTTTTAAATTTCTTGGTAAGGATTATTCAGAATCATATATTTTGCTGCGATACATGACCTTCGCGCTTATCGCAATTTTCCCAAATTATCTTTTAACTCAGGGACTGATTGCATTGGACAAAAATACAAAATACGCAGTTGTGTTATCTGCTGCTTTAGTTTTGAATATTGTTCTGGGAATTTTAATTGTGCCGAAGTATGGGGCTGAAGGCAGCGCGTTATCGGTGGGTATTTGCGAGTGGGTAATTTTTATAGCATGCTTTATTTTAATAAACAAAGAAATCAAATCACGCATTGGAGAGACGGCATAA
- a CDS encoding DUF2142 domain-containing protein has translation MKKTYYYILAYFTVFSIVFVFLIPPFEANDEPNHLEYINFVVKNSSLPNQLSEKEKVNIEGHQFPLYYVISASMVKLIWGNSPVNFSLVYNKKHFSAGGPESLVPVFNHVNNNPFSDNESRTKFYFLRLISTLFGVVNLFFIYKIAKLFFADYKIAYLCLFFTASIPQVIYSSSTITNDSLSNLLASAAIYLFLVFLKDSSVKKIVVFSLVFSLCLLCKKTLFFLIPSVIISTAYAFHIGKITKEIFIKLSASLFIFTVLVAGWFYFRNHYLYNDTLLTDVEKITVPMHYDPKSIFSFYFIYPFVPGLFGSFFGVFGWMNLAVPFFIYVFYFILSAAGVIGISKKFLLTKITPVKLFIICSLIICLAGIVYYNLSYSQHQGRFLFPVLSLISVCIIGGLSNFFHLFKKSILSRKILHAIYVILIIINLISVYVIYRFYYIQNNYL, from the coding sequence TTGAAGAAAACTTACTATTATATACTGGCATATTTTACTGTGTTCAGTATTGTTTTTGTTTTTCTTATTCCCCCATTCGAGGCAAATGATGAACCTAATCATCTGGAATATATAAATTTCGTAGTAAAAAACTCTTCCTTACCTAACCAGTTAAGCGAAAAAGAAAAAGTTAATATCGAAGGGCATCAGTTCCCTTTGTATTATGTGATAAGCGCTTCAATGGTAAAGCTTATATGGGGAAACTCACCTGTAAATTTTTCTTTAGTTTATAATAAAAAACATTTCTCGGCTGGAGGACCGGAAAGTCTGGTTCCTGTTTTCAACCATGTGAACAATAATCCGTTTTCCGATAATGAAAGCAGAACAAAATTTTATTTCCTCAGACTAATTTCAACTTTGTTCGGAGTTGTAAATTTATTTTTCATTTATAAAATAGCAAAACTTTTTTTCGCTGATTATAAAATAGCATATCTCTGTCTTTTTTTTACAGCTTCAATACCTCAGGTAATTTATTCTTCCTCAACTATTACGAATGACAGCCTTTCAAATTTATTGGCTTCGGCAGCAATATATTTGTTCTTAGTTTTTTTGAAGGATAGTTCAGTTAAAAAAATAGTTGTTTTCAGTCTGGTGTTTTCGTTGTGTCTGTTGTGCAAGAAGACTTTGTTTTTCCTCATTCCTTCAGTCATTATTTCCACCGCTTACGCATTTCACATAGGGAAAATTACCAAAGAAATATTTATAAAGCTTAGCGCTTCATTATTTATCTTTACTGTATTGGTCGCAGGCTGGTTTTATTTCAGAAATCATTATTTATATAATGACACGCTACTCACAGATGTTGAAAAAATTACTGTACCAATGCACTATGACCCGAAATCAATTTTCTCGTTTTATTTTATATATCCTTTTGTCCCCGGATTGTTCGGTTCTTTCTTCGGAGTATTCGGCTGGATGAATCTTGCAGTTCCATTCTTCATATATGTATTCTACTTTATATTGTCGGCGGCAGGAGTAATAGGTATTTCCAAAAAATTCCTACTTACTAAAATTACTCCGGTAAAATTATTTATAATTTGTTCGCTGATAATCTGCCTTGCAGGAATAGTTTACTACAATCTTTCATACTCTCAGCATCAGGGAAGATTTTTGTTTCCTGTACTATCGTTAATATCTGTCTGCATTATTGGCGGGCTGTCAAATTTTTTCCATCTGTTTAAAAAAAGCATCTTAAGCAGAAAAATTCTGCATGCAATTTATGTAATCCTAATTATAATTAACCTCATTTCAGTCTACGTTATATACAGATTTTATTACATCCAAAATAATTATCTTTGA
- a CDS encoding PrsW family intramembrane metalloprotease translates to MFLAFASLIAAVVPMFTYLILIWWLDRNDREPFWLVFLNFFWGATGAIFLGIIGSLIFQIPLNQVIQEFSSDNPAQLMDLSGAIITAPLVEEFTKGIFLFMMSYNKRFDGVVDGVVYGGAIGLGFGMTENFLYFVNYGNTPESWLYLVIIRTLFSAVLHCLSQATFGAFIGYAKFKSVPVKLLVIPLGFLSAVFIHFTWNLTVSFESTSILGFLFLIMYFIAFFAIFQIAVYYEGKKIKLELHEESQNGIIPAEHLNYLPFVTRRSKYGWCPQGVNQRDYVKTAITLAVRKDQYKNSRGLRKSDYEKEVALLRYNIQMMFYNASVNYYSKQQQ, encoded by the coding sequence ATGTTTTTAGCTTTTGCTTCTTTAATTGCGGCAGTTGTTCCGATGTTCACTTATTTAATTTTAATATGGTGGCTCGACCGTAATGACCGCGAACCGTTCTGGCTTGTCTTCCTGAATTTTTTCTGGGGCGCAACTGGGGCAATCTTTCTGGGAATAATCGGCAGCCTGATTTTTCAAATACCGTTAAATCAGGTAATTCAGGAATTCAGCAGTGATAATCCTGCGCAGTTAATGGACTTATCGGGAGCAATTATTACTGCTCCATTAGTAGAGGAATTTACCAAAGGTATTTTTCTTTTTATGATGTCGTATAATAAACGATTCGATGGAGTTGTGGATGGAGTTGTTTACGGCGGAGCAATCGGTCTCGGATTCGGAATGACGGAAAACTTTTTATATTTCGTTAATTACGGCAACACACCTGAATCATGGTTATACTTAGTAATTATCCGAACTCTTTTCTCAGCAGTGCTGCACTGCTTATCTCAGGCAACGTTCGGAGCATTCATCGGTTACGCAAAATTCAAATCAGTACCTGTTAAGTTATTAGTCATACCTTTAGGTTTTCTTTCAGCGGTATTCATTCACTTTACATGGAATTTAACAGTCAGCTTTGAATCAACTTCTATTTTAGGATTTTTATTTTTAATAATGTACTTCATTGCTTTCTTTGCAATCTTCCAGATTGCTGTCTACTACGAAGGCAAAAAAATAAAATTAGAGCTTCACGAAGAATCACAGAACGGAATCATACCTGCAGAACATCTGAATTATCTTCCATTTGTAACAAGAAGAAGTAAATACGGCTGGTGTCCGCAGGGGGTAAACCAAAGAGATTATGTTAAGACGGCAATAACTCTTGCTGTGAGAAAAGATCAGTATAAAAATTCAAGAGGATTAAGAAAGAGCGACTACGAAAAAGAAGTAGCGCTTCTGAGATATAACATACAAATGATGTTCTATAATGCTTCGGTAAATTATTACTCAAAGCAGCAGCAGTAA
- a CDS encoding DNA alkylation repair protein yields MAEPLKNMFSKEYLNNFADVFVKIYPKFDKAKFLNLVFDNDWDNKELKQRMRHISVCLHAVLPSDYKKSVDILRKAVVHSRGFLAMTFPDYVEVYGLEDYDTSISALELFTQYGSSEFAIRLFIIRYSKKLMPQMLKWAKHKNYHVRRLASEGSRPRLPWAMGLPEFKKNPSEVLKILEILKNDESEYVRKSVANNLNDISKDNPDIAFETAKKWFGKSPKTDWIIKHGLRGLLKKGNVEALKLFGFTGAEGIKISDLKFDKNKIKVGEKITFSFKMKTDREQKIRLEYIIDFITSSGKNSKKIFKITENVYEKGKMYEFKKSHSFKDLTVRKHFKGSHTLSIIINGGKLADKKFEII; encoded by the coding sequence ATGGCAGAACCTTTAAAGAATATGTTCAGCAAAGAATATCTCAATAACTTTGCTGATGTATTTGTAAAAATTTATCCGAAGTTTGATAAAGCAAAATTTTTAAATCTTGTTTTTGATAATGACTGGGATAACAAAGAATTAAAACAGAGAATGAGGCATATTTCGGTATGCCTCCACGCTGTTCTTCCCTCCGATTATAAAAAATCCGTTGATATATTAAGAAAAGCCGTAGTTCATTCCAGAGGTTTTCTTGCAATGACTTTTCCTGACTATGTAGAAGTTTACGGTCTTGAAGATTATGATACTTCTATATCTGCATTAGAATTATTTACGCAGTATGGCAGCAGTGAGTTTGCCATCCGTCTGTTCATAATAAGGTACTCTAAAAAACTAATGCCTCAGATGTTGAAATGGGCAAAACATAAAAATTATCATGTGCGAAGATTAGCGAGTGAAGGAAGCCGTCCCAGACTTCCGTGGGCAATGGGGCTGCCCGAGTTTAAAAAAAATCCTTCTGAAGTTTTAAAAATCCTTGAGATTTTAAAAAATGATGAATCTGAATACGTAAGAAAAAGCGTTGCTAATAATCTTAACGATATATCAAAAGATAATCCTGATATTGCATTTGAAACTGCAAAGAAATGGTTCGGTAAAAGTCCGAAGACCGATTGGATAATAAAGCACGGACTTCGCGGACTTCTGAAAAAAGGAAATGTAGAAGCATTAAAATTATTTGGATTTACAGGTGCAGAAGGAATTAAAATATCCGATTTAAAATTTGATAAGAATAAAATTAAAGTCGGAGAAAAAATTACATTCAGCTTTAAGATGAAAACCGATAGGGAACAAAAAATCAGATTAGAGTATATAATAGATTTTATAACTTCCTCAGGAAAGAACAGCAAAAAGATTTTCAAGATAACTGAAAATGTTTATGAAAAAGGAAAGATGTACGAATTTAAAAAGTCACATTCATTCAAAGACCTTACTGTAAGAAAACACTTCAAAGGAAGCCACACTCTTTCAATAATCATTAACGGCGGGAAACTTGCAGATAAAAAATTTGAGATTATTTGA
- a CDS encoding biotin/lipoyl-binding protein: MSNYQTNITGQTDTNGIILNGNNEFLFNDKNYTFEYKILDKSILLLRINDKNYIVEYELNEDERENNEFTFNIDSHKITMVCKNELDILVDKIAGGKKDKKQKNDIISPMPGVILKMNVKEGDEVKKGDVILVLEAMKMENEIKAIRDCKIKKINVEEKKSVNKNELLVVLE; this comes from the coding sequence ATGAGCAACTACCAAACTAATATAACAGGTCAAACTGATACAAACGGAATAATTCTTAACGGCAATAACGAATTTTTATTCAATGATAAGAATTATACGTTTGAATATAAAATACTTGATAAAAGCATTCTGCTTCTCCGCATCAACGATAAAAATTATATTGTTGAATACGAACTGAATGAAGATGAAAGAGAGAACAATGAGTTTACTTTTAATATAGACTCGCATAAAATTACAATGGTCTGCAAGAATGAACTTGATATACTTGTTGATAAAATCGCCGGCGGAAAGAAAGATAAGAAGCAGAAGAACGATATTATCTCTCCAATGCCCGGAGTTATTTTGAAAATGAATGTAAAAGAAGGCGATGAAGTAAAGAAAGGTGATGTTATACTTGTACTCGAAGCAATGAAAATGGAAAACGAAATAAAAGCAATCAGGGACTGCAAGATCAAAAAAATTAATGTGGAAGAAAAGAAATCTGTTAATAAAAACGAATTACTTGTAGTATTAGAGTAA
- a CDS encoding acetyl-CoA carboxylase biotin carboxylase subunit, whose product MIMFKKILIANRGEIAVRVINTAREMGIKTVAVYSDFDKYSLFARKADEAFHIGASPAAQSYLLADKLIEIAKKSGAEAIHPGYGFLSERGYFAKLCADNGIKFIGPTEHAIDFLGSKTNAKDIAVKANVPTVPGTHYALKSVEEAKEVADKIGYPVLIKASAGGGGKGMRVVNDPKDLESFMRMAQNEARSSFGDDSVFIEKYVLDPRHVEFQILADEHGNAVHLGERECSMQRRHQKVIEETPSVIMDEALRTEMGECAKRLVIESGYTNAGTVEFIVDSDNKFYFLEVNTRLQVEHPITEMRTGLDLVKEQLKIAYGEKLSFRQEDIKLHGAAIECRINAEDADNNFMPSIGKINYMSKEGGNGIREDSGIEQGDEISVYYDSMISKLISYGPDRPTAIAKMKRALKGYKIAGVKTNISFLLSLLESDAFMSGKYHTQYIEKTFMKEMKDTAATKDMILAASLASTILKSTNGNSNHKAILKNTSESKWAIRKFDNFR is encoded by the coding sequence ATTATCATGTTCAAGAAAATACTGATTGCCAACAGAGGTGAAATCGCTGTAAGAGTCATTAACACTGCCAGGGAAATGGGAATTAAAACAGTTGCTGTTTATTCTGATTTCGATAAGTATTCTTTATTCGCACGTAAAGCCGACGAAGCCTTTCATATAGGCGCATCACCTGCAGCGCAGAGCTATCTGCTTGCAGATAAATTAATTGAGATTGCAAAAAAATCGGGAGCAGAAGCAATTCATCCCGGATACGGATTCCTTTCTGAAAGAGGATACTTCGCAAAACTATGCGCAGATAACGGAATAAAATTCATAGGACCAACCGAACATGCTATCGATTTCCTCGGAAGCAAAACTAACGCAAAAGATATTGCTGTAAAAGCAAACGTACCAACAGTACCCGGAACTCACTATGCTTTGAAGTCAGTTGAAGAAGCAAAAGAAGTTGCCGATAAGATCGGCTACCCTGTACTGATAAAAGCATCAGCAGGCGGCGGCGGGAAAGGAATGAGAGTAGTAAACGACCCGAAAGATCTGGAATCATTTATGAGAATGGCGCAGAATGAAGCGCGCTCCTCATTCGGTGATGACAGCGTATTTATAGAAAAATATGTCCTTGACCCGAGACACGTTGAGTTCCAGATTCTTGCTGATGAACATGGTAATGCAGTTCATCTTGGTGAAAGAGAATGCTCAATGCAGAGAAGACATCAGAAAGTTATTGAAGAAACTCCGTCTGTTATAATGGATGAAGCTTTAAGAACAGAAATGGGTGAATGCGCAAAGAGACTTGTGATAGAATCGGGTTACACAAATGCAGGAACAGTTGAATTTATTGTTGACTCAGATAATAAATTTTACTTCTTAGAAGTTAATACAAGATTGCAGGTAGAGCATCCTATAACAGAAATGCGAACAGGACTTGACCTTGTAAAAGAGCAGTTGAAAATCGCTTACGGTGAAAAACTATCTTTCAGACAGGAAGATATTAAACTTCATGGAGCAGCCATCGAGTGCAGAATAAACGCTGAAGATGCTGATAATAATTTTATGCCTTCAATAGGAAAAATAAATTACATGTCAAAAGAAGGCGGAAACGGAATCCGTGAAGACAGCGGTATTGAGCAGGGCGATGAAATTTCTGTTTATTATGATTCAATGATTTCAAAATTAATTTCTTACGGACCGGACAGACCTACAGCAATTGCAAAAATGAAAAGAGCTTTGAAGGGATATAAAATTGCCGGAGTAAAAACCAATATCAGTTTCTTACTCAGCCTGCTTGAATCAGATGCATTTATGTCAGGAAAATATCACACACAATATATTGAAAAGACCTTTATGAAAGAAATGAAAGATACTGCTGCTACAAAAGATATGATTCTTGCAGCATCGCTTGCATCAACTATTTTGAAATCTACAAACGGAAACTCAAATCACAAAGCAATTCTGAAAAACACATCAGAGAGCAAGTGGGCAATCCGTAAATTCGATAACTTTAGATAA
- a CDS encoding aldehyde dehydrogenase family protein, with product METERFLIKNSYTDSDEIVEVKNPFTNKVVKRVFKSSKEHVNQSLNYLSSIYPKYKSTPTYTKSGLLAKISQKVSDKKEELAQLITLETGKPIKFSRIEVERAVLTFQLGSEEAKRIEGETLSLDLLKGSEGKKGIVRRFPIGIILAITPWNFPINLVAHKLSPALASGNVVLLKPASASLCCGIELSKIVKEASEEMGLDYCPVNVVTSSGSDIEEFLGDDRVKLISFTGSPIVGWGLKKHTYMQKLSLELGGNAGVIVDETADIKLAAQKIAVGGFAQAGQSCISVQRVFVHKNRYEEFKKIMLEETAKMKYGNPFEEDTMIGPMINEGEAKRVEKWIEEAKETSAKVLTGGTRDNAVVQPTIIEGANKNLNVNSKEVFAPLITIKEFVDFKTAVEEVNDSDLGLQAGVFTNNFANAMYAYENIETGGVIINDVSTYRMDSMPYGGVKQSGNAREGVKYAIEEMTERKVMVY from the coding sequence ATGGAGACGGAAAGATTCCTGATAAAGAATTCATATACTGATTCCGACGAAATTGTTGAAGTAAAAAATCCTTTCACAAACAAAGTTGTAAAGAGAGTTTTCAAGAGCAGCAAGGAACACGTTAATCAGTCCCTAAATTACCTTTCATCGATTTATCCGAAATATAAATCAACTCCAACTTATACTAAATCCGGCCTACTAGCAAAAATTTCACAAAAAGTTTCAGATAAAAAAGAAGAGCTTGCTCAGTTAATAACACTAGAGACAGGCAAGCCTATAAAATTTTCACGTATAGAAGTAGAGAGAGCTGTACTTACTTTTCAGTTAGGAAGCGAAGAAGCAAAAAGAATTGAAGGCGAAACGTTATCTCTGGATTTATTAAAAGGCTCGGAAGGCAAGAAAGGAATTGTACGAAGATTTCCTATAGGAATTATTTTAGCTATTACTCCATGGAATTTCCCGATCAATTTAGTCGCGCATAAATTATCGCCTGCACTCGCCTCGGGCAATGTTGTTTTGCTAAAGCCTGCAAGCGCATCTTTATGCTGCGGAATTGAGCTTAGCAAAATTGTAAAGGAAGCAAGCGAAGAGATGGGATTAGATTATTGCCCCGTAAATGTTGTAACATCATCAGGTAGTGACATTGAAGAATTTTTAGGAGACGACAGAGTAAAATTAATTTCTTTCACAGGCAGCCCGATAGTCGGATGGGGACTGAAGAAACATACTTACATGCAAAAGCTTTCACTTGAGCTCGGCGGAAATGCAGGAGTAATAGTAGATGAAACTGCCGATATAAAACTTGCTGCGCAAAAAATTGCAGTCGGCGGATTTGCTCAGGCAGGCCAGAGCTGTATCTCTGTGCAGAGAGTTTTCGTACATAAAAACAGGTACGAAGAGTTCAAAAAAATAATGCTGGAAGAAACAGCAAAAATGAAATACGGAAATCCTTTTGAAGAAGATACAATGATTGGTCCCATGATAAATGAAGGCGAGGCTAAGAGAGTTGAAAAGTGGATTGAAGAAGCAAAGGAAACCAGCGCGAAAGTTTTAACGGGCGGAACGAGAGATAATGCAGTAGTTCAGCCGACTATTATTGAAGGCGCAAATAAAAATTTAAACGTAAACAGCAAAGAGGTCTTTGCGCCTCTTATTACAATAAAAGAGTTTGTAGATTTTAAAACAGCAGTGGAAGAAGTAAATGATTCCGACTTAGGCTTGCAGGCAGGCGTATTTACAAATAACTTTGCCAATGCAATGTATGCCTATGAGAACATTGAAACAGGCGGTGTAATAATTAACGATGTTTCAACTTACAGAATGGATTCAATGCCGTATGGCGGAGTAAAACAATCAGGCAATGCAAGAGAAGGTGTGAAGTATGCAATTGAAGAGATGACGGAAAGAAAGGTGATGGTGTATTAG